Proteins co-encoded in one Candidatus Bealeia paramacronuclearis genomic window:
- a CDS encoding MucR family transcriptional regulator: MENLNFMTQTGTETVDLTAEIVAAYLSNNEMSAEEVPGFIRTVHASLNDLSGRRSHLSGRPDPVVAIEDSVQDDHIVCLEDGRRLKMLKRHLKTAYNMTPEQYRERWDLPADYPMVAPQYARKRSSLAKDFGLGTRRDRRKDAA; encoded by the coding sequence ATGGAAAATTTAAACTTTATGACACAAACCGGGACTGAGACTGTCGATTTGACGGCTGAGATTGTCGCGGCTTATTTGTCCAACAATGAAATGTCTGCTGAAGAAGTTCCGGGATTTATTCGCACTGTTCATGCAAGCCTTAACGATCTTTCAGGTCGTCGCTCACACTTGTCTGGTCGTCCAGACCCAGTCGTTGCGATTGAAGACTCAGTTCAAGACGATCACATTGTTTGCCTTGAAGATGGGCGCCGTCTTAAAATGTTGAAGCGTCACTTGAAAACAGCTTACAACATGACTCCTGAGCAATACAGAGAGCGTTGGGACCTTCCTGCTGACTACCCAATGGTTGCACCACAATATGCGCGTAAGCGTAGCAGCCTTGCCAAAGATTTTGGTTTGGGAACACGTCGTGATCGTCGTAAAGACGCCGCGTAA
- the rimI gene encoding ribosomal protein S18-alanine N-acetyltransferase, which produces MFHTLKIEKIETIQCERLASLHQKCFEKGWSKKNFEDYLRSPLHQFWGAFDADQLRGFILFQVIESEAEILTFGVDPEFQSQGVGRQILTLSIEELKKNNLEFVFLDVAHNNQHAILLYLSCGFKKMMLRKQYYARKSGINQDAIVMKLKIK; this is translated from the coding sequence ATGTTTCACACCCTAAAAATTGAGAAAATAGAAACGATTCAATGTGAAAGGCTCGCATCCCTTCATCAAAAGTGTTTTGAAAAGGGGTGGTCCAAAAAAAACTTTGAAGATTATTTAAGAAGCCCCCTCCATCAGTTTTGGGGTGCTTTTGATGCTGATCAATTGAGGGGTTTTATTCTATTTCAAGTCATTGAAAGTGAGGCTGAAATACTTACATTTGGGGTTGATCCAGAGTTTCAAAGCCAAGGAGTAGGGCGACAAATTTTAACACTCTCTATTGAGGAGCTGAAAAAAAATAATTTAGAGTTTGTATTTTTAGATGTTGCACACAATAATCAACATGCTATATTGTTATATTTATCATGTGGTTTCAAAAAAATGATGCTCCGAAAACAGTATTATGCTCGAAAAAGCGGAATTAATCAGGACGCGATTGTTATGAAACTAAAAATTAAATAA
- a CDS encoding Fur family transcriptional regulator, whose product MTDQRRIIAQVLSESTDHPDVNEVYLRASEIDSNISLATVYRTLRLFEEANILERHDFRDGRSRYEDASSEHHDHLINMQTGEIIEFHDEDIEALQRKIAERYGYDLIDHRLELYCVPLQKETTRDKNS is encoded by the coding sequence ATGACGGATCAGCGGCGTATTATTGCTCAAGTTTTGTCTGAATCCACAGATCACCCTGATGTGAATGAAGTCTATTTACGTGCGAGCGAAATTGATTCCAATATCAGTCTTGCCACCGTCTATCGCACTCTCCGCCTTTTTGAAGAGGCTAATATTCTTGAGCGTCATGATTTTCGCGATGGAAGATCTCGCTATGAAGATGCTTCATCTGAGCATCACGATCATTTAATCAATATGCAAACGGGTGAGATTATTGAGTTTCACGACGAGGATATTGAAGCTTTACAAAGAAAAATTGCTGAGCGCTATGGATATGATTTAATCGATCATCGTTTAGAATTATATTGTGTCCCTTTGCAAAAAGAAACAACTCGTGATAAGAACTCCTGA